ACGCCTCAGGATGTCCAGAAGGGCCTTCGGAACCAATTCGATCTGCTCGTGGACGGGGGGAAGACAAGCAGCGCAATTCCCTCGACGGTACTCGACTGCACACAATTTCCCTTGCGCATTATCAGAAGGGGAGCGATAGAACGCGGGGCGATCGCCGCGCTACTAGGAA
This DNA window, taken from Candidatus Methylomirabilota bacterium, encodes the following:
- a CDS encoding Sua5/YciO/YrdC/YwlC family protein, which produces TPQDVQKGLRNQFDLLVDGGKTSSAIPSTVLDCTQFPLRIIRRGAIERGAIAALLGKDAVLGP